accatgtttatggtgccattgatgatcacaatttcgtgcaccactggcgtttaactccaagaatggcctatgcacgtgaaagcttcaaagctcagcctaaacacacaccaagtgggccctggaagtgggtttctgcactatctgcacttagttacttattttctgtaaatcctagtaactagtttagtataaatagcactttttactattgtatttcatCTTTGGACCCCTTTTTCAAACTTTATGCTTGGCTGGCCTTACGGCCATGCCTAGGctattttctcttatgtattttccaacggtggagtttctacacctcatagattaaggtgcggagctctgctgttcttcatgaattaatgcaagtactattgtttctctttcaattcacgcttacttcttctccaagatatactcttgtacttaattcagttaagtaaGAATGAagggggtgacccgtgacaatcactcACTATCTccgttactcgcttagccaagatccgcgtgcctgacaaccacaagcggtctacatgatgttcaacgtagtcattggacgacagccgaagtatagtctcttgggtctctgatccatgGACCGAGTCCGTGAGGTTAGAACCttcatggtataggctagaacaaATTGGCAGCATTtctgagatctggaaagtctaaaccttgtttgtggtattccgagtaggatctaggatgggatgactgtgacgagcttcaaactcacgaatgttgggcatagtgacagtgtgcaaaaggatagagagatcctattccgaaataagtgagaaccaacagatgattagccgtgcggtagctgtgcctggtatttttcatccgagacgagaaatccgacagttgattaacCGTGCAGAAATTGTActtggactattttcactgagaggatcatacagcttgcTATAGAATggagcacgcatgattggatgaagataataggaaagcagaggttcagaagcaacaaagcatctccaaacacttatctaaaattcccaccaatgaattacataagtatctttattttaatttgtgttttatttatctttcaattattaaaactcataaccaattgaatcatcctgactaagatttacaggatgactatagcttgcttcaagccggcaatctctgtgggatcgacccttactcacgtaaggttttattacttggacgacccagtgcacttgctggttagttgtatcagagttgtgaaaagtgtgaatcacaatttcgtgcaccagtctcCCATTCACAGATGCAAGGTCATCCTAGACCTTTTTCCACCTTGTATGGTTGACACATCGATTAAAGTGTTGAATGAACTCAACCAGATTGTATCTTGAATTGACATACTTTGCAATGATTAAGTTTAATCCCTCGCACCGAGAAGTAGTCCGAAAACCAGCAAAAAACTTCCCTCTTATATGTGCAGTTGCCCATGAATGTCTCTTTTTATACATATCTAGGACCCAATTATTGTTTTCAACACCAAATCCCTCAACCATTTCAAACCACTTCTGATGAAATACATCAATTTCATAGTCACCTAGCATTCACTTTATAAACATGGAGGTAAACTGGGGCTTGCCAATGTTACTTGTTGCATTGCGAATCAGATGCCATGCACATAATCTATGATGTGAATTAGGAAAATCTTTCTTAATGGCAAACTTCATTGATAGATCACCATCTGTGATAATCGAAACAGGTGCTTTCCCATTCATTGCCACCTTCAGTTGCTGTAGCAACCATATATATATGTGTCTTTTTCCTCATCGCAAATTAAAGCAGCAGCAAAGATAATTGTTTGATTGTGATGATTGACACCAAAAAATACCACCAATGGACACATATTTATTCCTCTTATAGGTAGCATCAAGAGCTAGCACATCACCAAATAATGAGTAATCTGCCCTACTGAGACCATCGCACCATAACAAATTGCCCATCAGCATCCATGTGATGATTAAAATAGAGAGAAGGGTCATTTGTTGCTTGATCTTCTAGATACTTCAAAGATGCATATGCATCATCGGGTAATTAGCGCCTCTGCTTTGCTATTTTATTGTACATGTCCCTTTGCGTGAAAGAGAGATACTCGTAGCCACCTGCCTGATTTGCTAATGCCCGGTATATCTACCAACACTAATCCCACCCTTTTTCATGTTAACCATGTGGCCAATATCAACCTCGGACATGAATCTATGCCTACGAAGCAATCCAGTCAACCGAGGATCCAAAAGCGGATGATTGTGTTCAtcagaaaaataagaaataaaccAACGACCACTAGGTGCATCTAGACGAATCTCCATCATTGCACTGCAGCCACACCTTGTCTCGGGAGTAGGTTTTCTCTTAAATTTTCCAATGCCATAATTATTTTGCGGTATAAATCCTTCAGAATGACATACAAAATTCTTCAACTTAAGTACGCCCGCACGACTCTTCCTAGTTTTGTTCTTCCGAGCACTAAAGCCTCTTGTCCTTACATATCTATTGTAGAACTCAAATGCAATGTCGACATCAGAAAAGTGAAAATGACATACATCTTCGTCCCTGATGTTCCAAAATTCAATCATCACAATGTCTTCGAGTGAGTCAATGTTATACCCTTCATCGAAGCCGTGATAATCGAACATTGGTTCCACATTTGTGTCGTCCTCATCCATATAATCCACGTCAACTTCCTCATGTTTTTCTTCCTCTTGCTCATACTGATCATATGATGTATGCTCGCTATTAACCCCTTCATGAGAAAATTCCTGACCCATAACTTCCTAAACACCAATACACAATTCAAAATGAAACTTAAGTTTGTATATAAATTGCCAAACATGATAAgaacaaataattttaaaatagagACTAAATAGTAACGGTAGAAGTAGAACCGTTGAACTTGATATCATCCGCACACCGAGTACCAGCCATCACAAATCacaatcttttaaaattaaaatcaatccAATAGTGTCAATCTTAGGAATCATGGAATTGGACACGAGTTTATTTATTGTATTAAGGGGGAAAATGAAGAAGCATGAATCCAAAATATAATGGCAAAACTAGAAGAGTAAAAACAGAAACACAAAAACAATTGGCAATGCCGGCTATGCATGCAGTGGGTGCAAaggacaaaaaaataataaagagtaTATATCCTCTATCTATTAATCTATCTATATTTCTGATCCCATGTCACAAATTCCCCGCCGCTCGCGGCCAACAAAGAACACATTGTTTCCCCTTTGAGAACCCCGCAAAGTTTGCTTACGCGCGCTTATTGGTCTTTAGGCATTTATccttatatgtatataaatagtATATTGAATATTTACTTCTATTCTTTTATGAGGTTGGTATGGACCCTTTAATATTGGACTTTTATGCATTTATTGCCAGTGGAAAGCCTTCACTAAGTGAAAAATAACAGATGAAAACTTAGCGTAAGCATCATAGTAAAATATATAATGGGGAAAGGAATGGGAAGTAGGTAGTAATCAAATGTAACAAAGTCATATACGGGAATTTGCAGTGTTCAACAAATTTAAAAACAGTTAATAATTCAACTGGAAATATATTAGCAAAGATAAAGaatattaaacataaaaatCACACAAAGTTAAGGTGAAAGCTAGCTTCATACGGGATATGTTAATAAAGTTGCATAAAAATCTAATCACATGCATTATCATAAAAAGAATGCTCTTTTTGTTTAGCACAAGCACATCAAGAATCTCTAGTTAAGATATGTATCAGATATATCAAGCAAATCGAAAATATTATGAAAAGTAGTTGAGTTCTTAATTATAATgaatacaatttaattttagatGTCTACACTGCATTGAAGGAAAGCTATTTTCCGAGGCATTCAACCCACACTTTTATAATGCAGTATTCAGCTACTAACAACTTGAACTCAACTACTAACCACTTGAACAAAATATTCAAATACCAATTTATGATACAATATTCAGTAAGCAAATaacaaaacattaaaaaatcaaacaattTGAACAGCAGCCCATGGTTTTGATGGATAATAATGAAAACTTGGTGCTGAATTCCATAGAATTGTCACTACCTAAATGCATATCTTATCAAAATTCATGCTGGAGGATTGATTTTATACAATAAGCACCAAAAGAAATTAATGGCATAGATCCAATAAATTACTATGGAAAGCCAGATTACAAGCTTACCACCCAAGGCGTCCTTATATGACCGCCTAGCACCTTTATGCAACTTCCAATTTCACaattggtgcatgaaattgtgatctcaatggcgccaacaacttggtatgcacaattgtaatatcaactctttttcacaacttcgcacaactaaccagcaagtgcactaggttgtccaagtaataaaccttacgtgagtaagggtcgatcccacggagattgtcggcttgaagcaatctatggtcaccttataaatctcagtcaggcagattaaaatggttatggagttttgataattaaaatataaataaaacgtaaaataaagatagagatacttatgtaaatcattggtggaaatttcatataagtgtatggagatgcgttgttccttctgaatctctgctttcctactgcctttatccaatccttcatactcctttccatggcaagctgtatgtagggggatcaccgttgtcaacgGCTATCgtccatcctctcaatgaaaatgatccagctacgggttacgtagggctaatcatctgtcggttctcgatcgtgtaggaataggatttactatccttttgcatctgtcaccacgccctacagtcgcgagtttgaagctcgtcacagtcatcccatcccagatcctactcgaaataccacagacaaggtttaaactttccGTATCTCAAGAAttctgccaattgattctagcttataccacgaagactctaatcgCAAGGAATTGAAGGCTCTGTTCTCAGAAGAGGCAATCAAATgcatggaccaggaatccaagagatacacattcaagcttgttttcatgtagaatggaagtggttgtcaatcacgcgttcatgagtgagaatggtaatgagtgtcacataatcatcacattcgtcatgttcttgtgtgcgaatgaatatcttagaataagaataagcatgaattgaatagagaacagtagtactttgcattaatactcgaggaacagcagagctccacaccttaatctctggtgtgtagaaactccaccgttgaaaatacataagtgaaaataaaGTAGGCATAGCCGTGAGGCCAGCCACCAATGTCTAAGGACTAACAATGATCAAAGATATTCCAAAAGGTcgtccaaagatgtctaatacaatagtaaaaggttctatttatatcagactagttactagggttacaaaaataagtaaatgatgcagaaatccacttccaggcccacttggtgtgtgcttgggctgagcattgaagctttcacgtgtagaggtcttctttggagttaaacgccggtttgtaacttgtttctggcgtttaactctgctttgcaacttgtttctggcgtttaacgccagaatagggcagaaagctggcgttaaacgccagtttgcatcgtctaaactcgggcaaagtatggacaattatatattgatggaaatccctggatgtctactttccaacacagttgagagcacgccatttaaacttctgtaactccaaaaatttcatttcgagtgcaaggaggtcagaatccatcaacatcagcagtcttttgtcagcctctgaatcagatttttgctcaggtccctcaatttcagccagaaaatacctgaaatcacagaaaaatatacaaactcatagtaaagtccagaaatgtgaattttgcttaaaaactaataaaaatatactaaaaactaactaaatcatactaaaaactatgtaaaaacaatgccaaaaagcgtataaattatccgctcatcattacatcaaacttaaattgttgcttgtccctaagcaactgaaaacaaaataggataaaaaaagagaatatacaatgaatctcacaatatcaatgaaatttagtcccaattagatgagcggggctagtagctttttgcttctaaatagttttggcatctcactttatcctttgaaattcagaatgattggcatctatagaaacttagaattttagatagtgttattgattctcctagtttagtatgttgattcttgaacacaactactttatgagtcttggccgtggccctaagcactttgttttccagtattaccattggatacataaatgccacagatacataactgggtgaaccttttcagattgtgactcagctttgctaaagtccccagttagagggatccagagttcttaagcacactctttttgctttggatcacgactttaaccactcagtctcaagcttttcacttggaccttcatgacacaagcacatggttagggacagcttgatttagccgcttaggcctggattttatttccttgggccctcctatccattaatgctcaaagccttagatcctttttacatttgccttttggttttaagggctattgactttttctgcttgctttttctttttctttctttttcttttaattttcgccactttttttttccgcaagctttcttattcactgctttttcttgtttcaagaatcaatttcatgatttttcagattatcaataacatttttttttgttcatcattctttcaagagccaataattttaacattcataaacttcactattaaaaatatgtactgctcaagcattcattcagaaaataaaaagtattgccaccacatcaaaataattaaactaatttcaagataaaatttaaaatccaagtacttcttgttcttttgtaattaagcacatttttcatttaagagaggtgaaggattcatagaattattcatagctttaagacatagacacttgacactaatgatcatgtaataaagacacaaaatatagcCAAATATAAAGCTCAAaactgaaaacaaaaaaataaatagacaaggagattaaggaatgagtccaccttagtgagggtggcatattcctcttgaagaaccaatggtgctcttgagctcctctatgtctcttccttgcctttgttgctcctccctcatagctctttgatcttctctaatctcatggagaatgatagAGTGAtcttatccttagttgctcccaatagttgtgtggagaaaaatatatcccttgaggcatctcagggatttcttgacttgttgaggtccatgagtgggctctcttgtttgctccatccttttcttagtgatgggcttgacctcttcaatgaggatgtcttcctctatgacaattccagctgaattgcatagggataacctttttcttggccacaacttcctAGAAGAGGTCTTGATGaacttttgagatgaatctttctatctcccatgactcagaggtggaagcttttgccttccctttcctctttctagaggtttctccggccttaggttccataaatggttatggaaaaataaaaataggtggttcggccaagagggggaaaaggtgtttgtgttgtgtgaataAGAAGGAGTagtgaggggtttatatagggggtGAGAGGAAGGTTGGGTTTCGGTCATTAGgattgggtttgggagggaaaagtgtttaaaattttaaagtgaggtaggtggggtttttggggaagaggtatggaggtgattggtgaagagaatatagggaagaggatatgatttgattggtgagtggtgttttgggtGGAGTGTTACAGAGATGTGTgaggggggagagagagagagaggtgggataggtggggatcctgtggggtctacagatcctgaggggtcaaggatttATCATCCCTGCCCTTATTAGGCGTGCAAAACGCCTTTACTGTGTAATcctagcatttaacgccagattgctacttgtttctggcgttaaacgccagcttttattcctttcctggcgttaaacgccaggctgcaacctgtttctggtgtttaacgccagattgtaacctgtttctggcatttaacgccagtctggtgcttgtttctggtgcttaacgcccagaatggtgccagattaggcgttaaacgcccattctgctaccttaaacgccagtaagttgctcctccagggtgtgctatttttaatgctttttttctttgatttttacAGTTGTTTttatgactccacatgatcatcaacctaaaaaatgaaataacatagataaataaaaattgggttgcctcccaataagcgcttctttaatgtcaatagcttgacagtgagctctcatggagcatcacagatgttcagagcattgttgggatctcccaacaccaaacttagagtttgaatgtgggggttcaacaccaaacttagagtttggttgtggcctcccaacaccaaacttagagtttgattgtgggggttCTGTTTGACtatgtattgagagaagcttttcatgcttcctctccatgtgtACAAAAAGAGAACCTTGAGTCCtaaatacaaggtagtcctcattcaattgaaggatcaactctcctttgtcaacatcaatcatagcttTTGCTGTGGTTAGGAAaggtctaccaaggatgatggattcatcctcatctttcccagtgtctaggattataaaatcagcagggatgtaaaggccttcaaccttcactagcacgtcctctacctgtccataagcctttttcatagatttgtctgccatctctaatgaaaatttggcagcctgtacctcaaagattcccagtttttccattacagagagtggcattaagtttatgcttgaccccaggtcacacagagccttctcaaaggtcatggtgcctatggtacatggaattaggaatttaccaggatcctatttcttttgaggtaaagtgtgctgaacccaggtatttagttcattaatgagcaatggaggctcatcctcccaagtctcattaccaaatagcttggcattcagcttcatgattgctcctaaatactgggcaacttgcccttcaacaatgtcttcatcttcttcagaagatgaatagtcatcagagctcatgaatggtaaaagaaagttcaatgaaatctctatggtctctaggtgagcctcagattccttaggttcctcaaagGGGAACTCCTTATTAGTCAgtgaacgtcccaggaggtcttcctcactagggaTCACTGCCTTTCCACTCTCTTCAGGTTTGGCCATGTTACTCACAGTTATGGCCTTGTACTCTCTTTTGgggttctcttctgtattgcttgggagagtactaggaggagtttcagtgactcttttactcagctagcccacttgtgcctccaaatttatAATGGAGGACCTcatttcattcatgaaacttataGTGGtattagatagatcagagactatgtttgctaagctagaggggctctgctcagaattctctgtctgttgctgagaggatgatggaaaagacttgctattgctaaacctgtttcttccaccattattaaagccttgttggggcttttgttgatccttcgatgagaaatttggatgatttctccatgagagattataggtgtttccataggcttcacccatgtaattcacctctgccattgcaggttttcaggatcataagcttcttcttcagaagatgcttctttagtactgttagatgtattttgcaatccattcagactctgagaaattaaattgacttgttgagtcaatattttgttctgagccaatatggcattcaaagcatcaatttcaagaactttcttcctctgaggtgtcccattactcacatgattcctttcagaactgtacataaactggttatttataaccatgtcaatgagttcctgagcttctgcaggcattttctttaggtgaatagatccacctgtagaatggtctaatgacatcttagacaattcagacagaccatcatagaatatatccaggatggtccattctgaaagcatgtcagaaggacactttttggtcagttgcttgtatctctcccaagcttcatagagggattcaccttctttctgcctgaagatttgaacatccactctaagcttgttCAGCTTTTAAgaaggaaagaacttggctaagaaagccatgaccagcttatcccaagagtttaggatatctttaggttgagagtccaaccatattctagctctgtctcgtacaacaaaagagaaaagcataaacttatagacctcgggatcaactccattggtcttaacagtatcacggatctgcaagaattcagttaagaactgaaaaggatcttctgatagaagtccataaaacttgcaattctgttgcatcagagaaactaattgaggctttagctcaaaattgattgctccaatggcagggattgagatgtttcttccatagaagttggaattttgtgtagtaaagtcaccaagcatcttccttgcacctccaccattgttattggtttcggccatctctacttctttttcgaaaatttcagtaaagTCATCTTCAAAGTGTtgtgttttagcttctcttagcttcctcttcagagtcctttcaggttccggatcagcttcaacaagaatgttcttatccttgctcctgctcatgtgaaaaagaagagaacagaaaagaagagaaatcctctatgtcacagtatagagattcctttatgtgagtagaagaagaaaagaatagaagaaggagaaaattcaaacacagaggaaaagagagggttcaaattttgagatgaagagaagtgttagtaaatgaataaataaatagcaaAAGATgagcgagagagagagagggaattCGAATATTAAccaaaaggaaaagggaaaatatttttgtttttattttaaaatttagttagaatttgaaaattaagagaagatataaaattaaaattaaaatttgaaacaattatttaattaaaaagaattttgaaaaagggtgaggaattttcgaaaattagagagagaaaagtagttaggtggttttgaaaaagataagaaatagtgaaataaataaaaagtcaattagttagttgaaaaagatttaaaattcaattttgaaaagataggaagttagaaaagatttttaaaattaaaattgattacttgactaacaagaaactaaaagatatgattctagaatttaaagattgaacctttcttaacaagaaagtaacaaacttcaaatttttgaatcaatcacattaattgttagtaaagtttttgaaaattatgaaataaaattaagaaaaagattttgaaaaacaattttaaaaaaatttcaaaaatattaagaaaaaatgaaaaagatttgatttttgaaaaagatttgaaaagataagatttttaaaaataaaatcttgacttgactaacaagaaacaacttattttaaaattttttgactaagtcaacccaaagatttcgaaaattatgagtaaaataaggaaaaaatattttttatttttgaatttttaaagaggagagagaaaaacaccaATTTGAAGCAAAACTTAAAAATCATGAATCAAAACAactaatgcatgcaagaacactatgaatgtcaagatgaacaccaagaacactttgaagattaagatgaacatcaagacttatttttgaaaaattttcacgAAAAGAAacacatgcaagacaccaaacttagaaatttttaatgcttagacactaacaaactaaaaatgcatatgaaaaacaacaaaagacacaaaacaaggaaatatgaagatcaaacaagaagacttgtcaagaacaacttgaagatcatgaagaatacaatgcatgaatttttttttcgaaaatttttttagaaaataaaaaatatgctattgacaccaaacttaaaatttgattcaagactcaaacaagaaacataaaatatttttgatttttttattttattaattttttggattttttgaatataattttggaaaaacgaaaaagaagaaaaatttttgaaagatttttaaaaactttttgagaataaaataaaggttgaaacaaaaagaaaattat
Above is a genomic segment from Arachis stenosperma cultivar V10309 chromosome 1, arast.V10309.gnm1.PFL2, whole genome shotgun sequence containing:
- the LOC130979264 gene encoding protein FAR1-RELATED SEQUENCE 11-like → MGQEFSHEGVNSEHTSYDQYEQEEEKHEEVDVDYMDEDDTNVEPMFDYHGFDEGYNIDSLEDIVMIEFWNIRDEDVCHFHFSDVDIAFEFYNRYVRTRGFSARKNKTRKSRAGVLKLKNFVCHSEGFIPQNNYGIGKFKRKPTPETRCGCSAMMEIRLDAPSGRWFISYFSDEHNHPLLDPRLTGLLRRHRFMSEVDIGHMVNMKKGGISVGRYTGH